Proteins encoded together in one Bombus pascuorum chromosome 16, iyBomPasc1.1, whole genome shotgun sequence window:
- the LOC132915099 gene encoding liprin-beta-1 isoform X6, whose product MILQEHQILNREKMSLQILALLSIKYTNLAIVFASICSKTNNCQGSKECKGNRSNQSLELGKKRRLRNRIVHEQRTKSQSDLLLRRKDFPYCCSLQHFQAVQKWNECQAKTEERLKKLENERGTLRMEVSVLSDQVDAQSNKIQELENMLREKKESLRRMEEALQKEVLSRSALETQKLELLSSLSEMKLKQASLEHENLALRSTSPVSNGEKFGRHTSQYSSLPRPPSSSKKGVVFGKVPSLVSGVHTTVPFAIKGASARCLSAPTLAEEEKTIIGDTNSQIESIQKPLVELSMEEIGDWLANLGLECYAGELRRWGATGTKLLECSQQQLEKELEIKNVLHRKKLFYAVESEKSGGAEFFGSDKMDNAAVLRWLDDIGLPQHKEAFQNGKVDGRMLHRLTTEDLLNLGVTAQLHAASLRRGIQILRELNFEFDNLERRSTNGNGAEGGNVHLWTNHRVMEWLRVVDLAEYAPNMRGSGVHGGLMMYEGRFTSELLATLLSISPGKTLLRRHLTTHFNQILGREVVQRKREIESSLGFVPLTLTARLKVPKKSQFTLKRKKSKNEADYGNLVCPLDASPPGTPSTPTSTPGSPNLNSPTF is encoded by the exons ATGATTCTTCAGGAACATCAAATTCTGAACAGGGAGAAGATGAGTTTGCAAATATTGGCTTTGTTGAGCATCAAATACACGAATCTGGCAATTGTTTTTGCCAG CATTTGTTCAAAAACCAATAACTGTCAAGGCAGTAAAGAGTGTAAAGGAAATCGAAGCAATCAATCATTAGAATTAGGAAAGAAACGACGATTGAGGAATAGAATAGTGCATGAACAAAGAACTAAATCACAATCAGATCTTcttttaagaagaaaagacTTTCCTTATTGTTGCTCTCTACAACACTTTCAAGCTGTACAAAAATGGAACGAGTGTCAGGCAAAAACTGAG gaacgtttaaaaaaattagaaaatgaacGTGGCACATTACGTATGGAAGTGTCAGTTTTGTCAGATCAGGTAGATGCACAATCTAACAAAATTCAAGAATTGGAAAATATGCTTAGAGAGAAGAAGGAGTCACTCAGAAGAATGGAAGAAGCATTACAAAAA GAAGTACTCTCAAGAAGTGCTTTGGAAACACAGAAATTAGAGCTCTTGAGTTCTTTATCAGAAATGAAGCTTAAACAAGCAAGTTTAGAGCATGAAAATCTTGCACTCCGTAGTACAAGTCCTGTATCAAAT GGAGAAAAATTTGGGAGGCATACCAGCCAATATAGTAGTCTTCCTAGGCCACCGAGTTCTTCAAAGAAAGGTGTAGTGTTCGGTAAGGTACCCAGTTTAGTTTCTGGAGTACACACAACAGTACCATTCGCCATTAAAGGAGCCTCCGCGAGATGCCTGTCTGCGCCTACTCTAG cTGAAGAGGAGAAAACAATCATAGGAGATACAAATTCTCAAATAGAGTCGATTCAGAAACCTCTGGTAGAACTTTCAATGGAAGAAATTGGAGATTGGCTTGCAAATTTAGGATTAGAATGTTATGCGGGTGAATTGAGGCGATGGGGTGCTACTGGAACAAAATTGTTAGAATGCTCGCAGCAGCAATTAGAAAaggaattagaaattaaaaatgttcttcataggaagaaattattttatgcagTAGAATCAGAAAAAAGTGGTGGAGCTGAATTTTTTGGATCAGATAAg atGGATAATGCAGCAGTTTTGCGATGGCTGGATGATATTGGGTTACCACAACATAAAGAAGCTTTTCAAAATGGTAAAGTTGATGGCAGAATGTTACACAGACTCACCACTGAAGATCTCTTAAATCTTGGAGTTACTGCACAGTTACATGCTGCAAGCCTTAGACGGGGAATTCAG attttacgAGAActaaattttgaatttgataACCTTGAAAGAAGATCTACAAATGGTAATGGAGCAGAGGGTGGTAATGTTCATCTGTGGACAAATCATCGAGTAATGGAATGGCTTAGGGTAGTTGATTTAGCAGAATATGCACCAAATATGAGAGGATCTGGAGTACATGGAGGTTTAATGATGTATGAAGGCAGATTTACTTCAGAATTACTGGCCACATTACTTAGTATTTCTCCAGGAAAAACTCTTCTTCGTAGACATTTAACTACACATTTCAATCAAATTCTTGGAAGAGAAGTTGTacaaaggaaaagagaaattgaGAGTAGTCTTGGATTCGTTCCACTTACGCTTACTGCTCGTTTAAAG
- the LOC132915099 gene encoding liprin-beta-1 isoform X2 produces MSRSKQLDSSWTPSEEYDSSGTSNSEQGEDEFANIGFVEHQIHESGNCFCQSCPLGSAKMVNLRGSVPNLCASTNLTHIGTFPPFCSAVYNMSICSKTNNCQGSKECKGNRSNQSLELGKKRRLRNRIVHEQRTKSQSDLLLRRKDFPYCCSLQHFQAVQKWNECQAKTEERLKKLENERGTLRMEVSVLSDQVDAQSNKIQELENMLREKKESLRRMEEALQKEVLSRSALETQKLELLSSLSEMKLKQASLEHENLALRSTSPVSNGEKFGRHTSQYSSLPRPPSSSKKGVVFGKVPSLVSGVHTTVPFAIKGASARCLSAPTLAEEEKTIIGDTNSQIESIQKPLVELSMEEIGDWLANLGLECYAGELRRWGATGTKLLECSQQQLEKELEIKNVLHRKKLFYAVESEKSGGAEFFGSDKMDNAAVLRWLDDIGLPQHKEAFQNGKVDGRMLHRLTTEDLLNLGVTAQLHAASLRRGIQILRELNFEFDNLERRSTNGNGAEGGNVHLWTNHRVMEWLRVVDLAEYAPNMRGSGVHGGLMMYEGRFTSELLATLLSISPGKTLLRRHLTTHFNQILGREVVQRKREIESSLGFVPLTLTARLKVPKKSQFTLKRKKSKNEADYGNLVCPLDASPPEPGDNRQRRVIGCI; encoded by the exons ATGTCGAGGTCAAAACAATTGGATAGCAGTTGGACTCCTTCTGAAGAATATGATTCTTCAGGAACATCAAATTCTGAACAGGGAGAAGATGAGTTTGCAAATATTGGCTTTGTTGAGCATCAAATACACGAATCTGGCAATTGTTTTTGCCAG AGTTGTCCATTAGGTAGTGCTAAAATGGTTAATCTGAGGGGAAGTGTACCAAATCTCTGTGCATCCACAAATTTAACACATATTGGGACTTTTCCACCTTTCTGTTCTGCGGTATATAATATGAG CATTTGTTCAAAAACCAATAACTGTCAAGGCAGTAAAGAGTGTAAAGGAAATCGAAGCAATCAATCATTAGAATTAGGAAAGAAACGACGATTGAGGAATAGAATAGTGCATGAACAAAGAACTAAATCACAATCAGATCTTcttttaagaagaaaagacTTTCCTTATTGTTGCTCTCTACAACACTTTCAAGCTGTACAAAAATGGAACGAGTGTCAGGCAAAAACTGAG gaacgtttaaaaaaattagaaaatgaacGTGGCACATTACGTATGGAAGTGTCAGTTTTGTCAGATCAGGTAGATGCACAATCTAACAAAATTCAAGAATTGGAAAATATGCTTAGAGAGAAGAAGGAGTCACTCAGAAGAATGGAAGAAGCATTACAAAAA GAAGTACTCTCAAGAAGTGCTTTGGAAACACAGAAATTAGAGCTCTTGAGTTCTTTATCAGAAATGAAGCTTAAACAAGCAAGTTTAGAGCATGAAAATCTTGCACTCCGTAGTACAAGTCCTGTATCAAAT GGAGAAAAATTTGGGAGGCATACCAGCCAATATAGTAGTCTTCCTAGGCCACCGAGTTCTTCAAAGAAAGGTGTAGTGTTCGGTAAGGTACCCAGTTTAGTTTCTGGAGTACACACAACAGTACCATTCGCCATTAAAGGAGCCTCCGCGAGATGCCTGTCTGCGCCTACTCTAG cTGAAGAGGAGAAAACAATCATAGGAGATACAAATTCTCAAATAGAGTCGATTCAGAAACCTCTGGTAGAACTTTCAATGGAAGAAATTGGAGATTGGCTTGCAAATTTAGGATTAGAATGTTATGCGGGTGAATTGAGGCGATGGGGTGCTACTGGAACAAAATTGTTAGAATGCTCGCAGCAGCAATTAGAAAaggaattagaaattaaaaatgttcttcataggaagaaattattttatgcagTAGAATCAGAAAAAAGTGGTGGAGCTGAATTTTTTGGATCAGATAAg atGGATAATGCAGCAGTTTTGCGATGGCTGGATGATATTGGGTTACCACAACATAAAGAAGCTTTTCAAAATGGTAAAGTTGATGGCAGAATGTTACACAGACTCACCACTGAAGATCTCTTAAATCTTGGAGTTACTGCACAGTTACATGCTGCAAGCCTTAGACGGGGAATTCAG attttacgAGAActaaattttgaatttgataACCTTGAAAGAAGATCTACAAATGGTAATGGAGCAGAGGGTGGTAATGTTCATCTGTGGACAAATCATCGAGTAATGGAATGGCTTAGGGTAGTTGATTTAGCAGAATATGCACCAAATATGAGAGGATCTGGAGTACATGGAGGTTTAATGATGTATGAAGGCAGATTTACTTCAGAATTACTGGCCACATTACTTAGTATTTCTCCAGGAAAAACTCTTCTTCGTAGACATTTAACTACACATTTCAATCAAATTCTTGGAAGAGAAGTTGTacaaaggaaaagagaaattgaGAGTAGTCTTGGATTCGTTCCACTTACGCTTACTGCTCGTTTAAAG